In a single window of the Raphanus sativus cultivar WK10039 chromosome 9, ASM80110v3, whole genome shotgun sequence genome:
- the LOC108845382 gene encoding uncharacterized protein At4g04775-like, producing MENDSIMSSINSSSNSTARVAKDHGIPTRCKCGEAVSCYTSRTVRNPGRLFHCCPMGSEKDKTHLFKWTDKSVVEEIEDFKDLFDVLLVDNSEFQRSMRASEAMLKRHESKIDEMEYAVARSEEKTIKCITELKMTKALFLCCLVMVLMYITYA from the exons ATGGAGAACGACTCAATCATGAGTTCGATCAATTCTTCTTCCAATTCAACAGCTCGAGTAGCCAAAGACCACGGAATTCCCACACGATGCAAGTGCGGTGAGGCTGTGTCGTGTTACACCTCGAGAACCGTTAGAAATCCGGGAAGATTATTCCATTGTTGTCCGATGGGATCTGAGAAG GACAAAACCCACTTGTTCAAATGGACTGATAAGTCAGTTGTTGAGGAGATTGAAGACTTCAAAGACCTGTTTGACGTCCTCCTCGTTGACAATTCTGAATTTCAGAGATCAATGAGAGCTTCTGAGGCAATGCTGAAACGCCATGAGAGTAAAATTGATGAGATGGAATATGCTGTTGCACGTAGCGAAGAGAAGACCATCAAATGCATTACCGAGTTAAAGATGACAAAAGCTTTGTTTCTGTGTTGTTTGGTGATGGTCCTCATGTACATTACCTATGCATGA